One Anaerolineae bacterium genomic region harbors:
- a CDS encoding M48 family metalloprotease translates to MTPYGLVGRHDARSRHRWLNRFQTALLVLTLVGIAAAAGSLLFGEIGLWLALATCALTLLIEPVAASAMTLRLYGARPLRPDEAPAIWSLLRALAARAGLPNTPVPYYVPSDIVNAFATGSRRLASIALTDGLLRSLSMRELQAVLAHEVAHIAQEDLRVMGLADSISRLTNLLALLGQVALLISMPALLVGAAEINWIGLLLLAASPQLALLAQLGLSRVREFDADRMAVELTGDPHGLASALAKIERVSRSWRAWLLPGWGNPEPSWLRTHPATEDRIARLMALAPQPSQALPFQTEYLAPRSFAPMRPPRRGLSGLWR, encoded by the coding sequence ATGACCCCCTATGGTCTAGTCGGCCGACACGATGCCAGGTCGAGGCACCGCTGGCTCAATCGCTTTCAAACCGCGCTGCTGGTTTTGACCCTGGTGGGGATCGCAGCTGCCGCTGGCAGTCTGCTGTTCGGCGAGATTGGCCTTTGGCTGGCACTGGCAACATGCGCATTGACCCTGCTGATCGAACCTGTCGCCGCCTCCGCGATGACCTTGCGTCTGTATGGCGCCCGTCCCTTGCGCCCTGATGAAGCCCCCGCAATCTGGTCGTTGCTGCGAGCGCTCGCAGCTCGCGCAGGATTGCCGAACACGCCGGTTCCGTACTATGTGCCCAGCGACATCGTCAATGCCTTTGCCACCGGCTCCAGGCGCCTTGCCTCCATTGCCCTCACCGATGGCCTGCTCCGCAGCCTGAGTATGCGCGAACTGCAAGCCGTGCTGGCGCATGAAGTCGCGCACATCGCTCAAGAAGATCTTCGTGTCATGGGCTTGGCCGATTCGATCAGCCGGCTCACGAACCTGCTGGCGTTGTTGGGTCAGGTCGCGCTCCTGATCAGCATGCCAGCCTTGCTGGTCGGTGCAGCAGAAATTAACTGGATTGGCTTACTGTTGTTGGCCGCTTCGCCGCAACTGGCACTGCTCGCACAGTTGGGTCTGTCACGTGTGCGAGAGTTCGATGCCGACCGGATGGCAGTAGAGCTGACGGGAGATCCGCACGGGCTCGCCTCGGCGCTGGCGAAGATCGAGCGGGTGAGCCGCTCGTGGCGAGCCTGGTTGTTGCCCGGCTGGGGGAATCCCGAACCGTCCTGGTTGCGCACGCATCCGGCGACAGAGGATCGTATCGCGCGCCTGATGGCGTTGGCGCCTCAGCCATCGCAGGCCCTGCCGTTCCAAACGGAATATCTCGCGCCAAGGTCGTTCGCCCCGATGCGCCCGCCACGCCGGGGCCTGAGCGGCCTTTGGCGCTAA
- a CDS encoding PDZ domain-containing protein produces MAYHDPYPQRPAPDHFVRRWLFITACVAALMLFWQFLPAIEAWFSPRQAAERTVTPRGDLAADEQATIELFEKSRASVVYITTSQLVRDVWTRNVFSVPRGTGSGFIWDDAGHVVTNFHVIQGASEATVKLADGRDYQAALVGVSPAHDIAVLKIGVGFQRPPAVPVGTSADLKVGQKVFAIGNPFGLDWTLTNGIVSALDRSLPGESGGVTIEHLIQTDAAINPGNSGGPLLDSAGRLIGINTAIYSPSGASAGIGFAVPVDTVMRVVPQLIKTGKYIRPALGIEVDEQLNRRLQALTSTQGVFVLRVAPGSAAQKAGLNGVTVGPEGIVPGDRITGIDGAPVDDVAKLLARLDDRKVGDVVVLSVERAGKPREVRVELQPGI; encoded by the coding sequence ATGGCTTACCACGATCCTTACCCACAACGCCCAGCTCCGGATCATTTCGTCCGGCGGTGGCTCTTCATCACTGCGTGCGTTGCCGCACTCATGCTGTTCTGGCAGTTCCTGCCCGCCATCGAGGCCTGGTTCAGCCCGCGCCAAGCCGCTGAGCGCACCGTCACGCCGCGTGGCGATCTGGCCGCTGACGAACAGGCCACCATCGAACTGTTCGAGAAATCCCGGGCATCGGTGGTCTACATCACGACGTCCCAACTGGTACGAGATGTCTGGACGCGCAACGTCTTTTCCGTGCCGCGCGGGACGGGTTCGGGTTTCATCTGGGATGACGCCGGTCATGTCGTTACCAACTTTCATGTGATTCAGGGGGCGTCGGAGGCCACTGTCAAACTGGCCGACGGCCGCGATTACCAAGCCGCGCTGGTCGGCGTGAGTCCGGCCCACGATATCGCGGTGCTCAAAATCGGCGTCGGTTTCCAGCGCCCGCCCGCCGTTCCGGTCGGCACCAGCGCAGACCTCAAGGTGGGACAAAAGGTGTTCGCCATCGGCAACCCCTTCGGCCTGGATTGGACACTCACCAACGGCATCGTGTCCGCGCTCGATCGATCGCTGCCCGGGGAATCTGGCGGAGTGACCATCGAACACCTGATTCAAACCGATGCCGCCATCAACCCCGGCAACTCGGGTGGGCCGTTGCTCGATTCGGCCGGCCGCCTGATCGGCATCAACACAGCGATCTACAGCCCTTCCGGTGCATCGGCTGGGATCGGCTTCGCCGTGCCGGTGGACACGGTCATGCGTGTGGTGCCACAACTCATCAAGACCGGCAAATACATCCGTCCGGCGCTTGGGATCGAGGTAGACGAGCAGCTCAACCGCCGATTGCAGGCACTGACCAGTACCCAAGGCGTGTTTGTGCTCCGTGTCGCCCCTGGCTCAGCGGCACAAAAGGCGGGGCTGAACGGTGTTACCGTGGGCCCGGAAGGCATCGTGCCGGGAGACCGGATCACAGGCATAGATGGTGCTCCCGTCGACGATGTCGCCAAGCTGCTCGCACGGCTTGACGACCGAAAGGTAGGAGATGTTGTGGTCTTGTCAGTTGAGCGGGCCGGTAAGCCACGGGAAGTGCGCGTGGAGTTGCAACCTGGCATCTGA
- a CDS encoding lysozyme: MKRGIEITAVPYICPAGFWTIGYGHLCDPKHSPITEAEAEVYLARDLQSALAATLRYCPVLATEPESRLAAIVDFTFNLGAGRLQTSTLRRRVNQRDWTAAGQELRRWVYGGGKVLPGLLARREAEISLLDTKV, from the coding sequence GTGAAGCGCGGAATCGAGATCACTGCCGTTCCCTATATCTGCCCAGCAGGGTTCTGGACGATTGGGTACGGTCATCTCTGCGATCCCAAGCATTCGCCGATCACGGAGGCAGAAGCTGAGGTCTATCTGGCGCGCGACCTGCAATCGGCACTCGCCGCGACGCTGCGCTACTGCCCGGTGCTGGCCACGGAGCCAGAAAGCAGGCTCGCTGCCATCGTGGATTTCACGTTCAACCTTGGCGCTGGGCGGTTGCAGACATCGACGCTGCGACGGCGCGTCAATCAGCGGGATTGGACTGCTGCGGGCCAGGAGCTGCGCCGGTGGGTCTATGGGGGTGGAAAGGTGCTGCCCGGGCTCCTCGCGCGACGAGAGGCTGAGATTTCCTTACTAGACACCAAAGTGTAG
- a CDS encoding DUF5049 domain-containing protein, with product MKILIRSTTLDGEPIPGSGETLQAADCLEVVELMRGQTPFTASRAPRDYMTEVLSGIEGGPTQPLPEDAAAAAAEFLTRLARHGLIEFLPDDKASDHWPERFLEALETVRLSGRTNMLDHPEVTRLTAEMGYPDVAEWLADHRREYATFVLEGTRPLGKNFGGKEDPSPCADK from the coding sequence ATGAAGATTCTGATCCGCTCCACCACGCTGGACGGCGAACCGATCCCCGGCAGCGGGGAAACCCTGCAGGCCGCCGACTGCCTCGAAGTTGTCGAGCTGATGCGCGGCCAGACGCCATTTACCGCCAGCCGAGCGCCCCGGGACTACATGACCGAAGTGCTCTCCGGCATCGAAGGCGGGCCGACCCAGCCGTTGCCGGAAGACGCCGCCGCTGCGGCCGCCGAGTTTCTCACCCGTCTGGCCCGGCACGGCCTGATCGAGTTCCTGCCCGACGACAAGGCCAGCGACCACTGGCCGGAACGCTTCCTCGAAGCCCTGGAGACGGTGCGGCTCTCCGGACGCACCAACATGCTCGACCACCCGGAGGTGACCCGCCTGACCGCTGAGATGGGCTACCCGGATGTGGCTGAGTGGCTGGCGGACCACCGGCGCGAATACGCGACTTTCGTCCTCGAAGGGACGAGACCGCTCGGTAAGAACTTCGGCGGCAAGGAGGACCCGTCTCCATGTGCGGACAAGTAG
- a CDS encoding amidoligase family protein yields the protein MNLKEIHYGIEIETVKRTREQIAWAIHSVVGGTVRHVGIPSSYDPWEVEDLRGRVWKVVGDASLTSVPAHLRAEVVSPVLGYDDIPQLQEVVRAIRRAGGKINSQCGIHIHIDAAPFDGRHLGNLAKIIYKQEPLILHALGISRDRLNRYTRPVSDELIQRIEQHRPRTKDQLNRIWYGYHNRQPQHYDNSRYHGVNLHNVWYRGTVEFRWFEATLHAGRIKAYLQFCLAVAAKALNGRAASSRKRDFDPQSAKYDFRVFLLHLGLIGDEFKTARKHLMANMPGDAAFKNGRPKPEDVLPDEPETTTLTNEAGQVPGLTV from the coding sequence ATGAACCTGAAAGAGATCCACTACGGGATCGAGATCGAGACCGTAAAACGCACCCGGGAGCAAATCGCCTGGGCCATTCACTCGGTGGTGGGCGGCACGGTCCGCCATGTCGGCATCCCCAGCAGCTACGACCCCTGGGAGGTCGAGGACCTGCGCGGCCGCGTCTGGAAGGTAGTGGGGGACGCCTCCCTGACCAGCGTCCCGGCCCATCTGCGGGCCGAGGTGGTCAGCCCGGTGCTCGGCTACGACGACATCCCGCAACTGCAGGAGGTGGTCCGGGCCATCCGCCGCGCCGGGGGCAAGATCAACAGCCAGTGCGGCATCCACATCCATATCGACGCCGCGCCCTTCGACGGCAGGCACCTGGGCAACCTGGCCAAGATCATCTACAAGCAGGAGCCGCTGATCCTCCACGCCCTCGGCATCAGCCGCGACCGGCTCAACCGCTACACCCGGCCGGTCAGCGACGAGCTGATCCAGCGCATCGAACAGCATCGACCCCGCACCAAGGACCAGCTCAACCGCATCTGGTACGGCTACCACAACCGCCAGCCCCAGCACTACGACAACAGCCGCTATCACGGGGTCAACCTGCACAACGTCTGGTACCGGGGCACGGTGGAGTTCCGCTGGTTCGAGGCGACCCTTCACGCGGGGCGGATCAAGGCTTACCTGCAATTCTGCCTCGCCGTCGCAGCCAAGGCGCTCAACGGCCGGGCCGCCTCCAGCCGCAAGCGGGACTTCGATCCCCAGAGCGCCAAGTACGACTTCCGGGTCTTCCTGCTCCACCTCGGCCTGATCGGCGACGAGTTCAAGACCGCCCGCAAGCATCTGATGGCCAACATGCCCGGCGATGCCGCCTTCAAGAACGGACGGCCCAAACCGGAGGACGTCCTTCCGGACGAACCCGAAACCACCACTCTCACCAACGAGGCCGGGCAAGTTCCCGGCCTCACTGTTTAA
- a CDS encoding VrlD: MIVRRKGGLTEFIPTPQEKRDGLIRDHALGLLENLHQRLARLERASKLPATEAEAFTALLARMRADESRNLELHASLITSDTASG; the protein is encoded by the coding sequence ATGATCGTTCGACGCAAAGGCGGCCTGACCGAGTTCATCCCCACGCCGCAAGAGAAGCGCGATGGCCTGATCCGCGACCACGCCCTGGGCCTGCTGGAGAATCTGCACCAGCGCCTGGCGCGGCTGGAACGGGCGTCAAAGCTCCCGGCCACCGAAGCGGAGGCCTTCACGGCGCTGCTGGCGCGGATGCGGGCCGACGAGTCGCGCAACCTCGAGCTGCACGCCAGCCTGATCACCTCTGATACCGCTTCCGGCTGA